The DNA window TAAGTGGCATGCAAAAACTTATTTGACtattacttatattaataataaagttataatttaatattaatttatctgtAATTCTTATACATGAAGATTGTAATATTTccattgtttaaattaaattgaactGGACTTTGGGAAGAGACATTTTCATGtgatttcaatattaattaatttattgagtcAACTCTTGTTGGCTTATCTCCAatttttcaaactaattaagtacattagaattaaataatataagctACATGTAGATCATATCAATTGAatctatacaaaataatattaaacaaaaatcttaatttcattttaaattaatcaatttgaAGTTCTTAAACTGATGTGAAAGATCACATCTTCTCTGGCATAACCATGGAAGCATCTTCTTTGAGTGCTAGAAGGTAATTAGTTCTCTTTGTTTATCCTCTCATTTTAAGCTAGAACAATATGAagcattaatttaattacttgCAGACTAGAAGGTAAGGTAGCAATCATTACCGGCGGTGCTAGTGGCCTCGGTAGAGCCACTGCGAAGATATTCGCACGATATGGTGCAAAAGTCATAGCTGCCGATGTCCAAGACGATCTTGGTCATTCCCTCGTGGATGAAGCCGTGACATCGAACCAAACCATCTCGTTCATACATTGTGACGTGACCAAAGACGATGATGTGAAGAACCTGGTCGATACGGTTATCTCTGAACATGGAAAGCTCGACATAATGTTTAGCAATGCAGGCATACTAGGTAACCTTAGCCCTAGTATCCTAACCGCGGATGCTGAGGACTTGAGTAATATATTCGGGGTCAATGTGTTTGGTGCATTCTTCTGTGCTAAACACGCAGCCCGGGTTATGATTCCCGCTAAAAGAGGAAGCATCATATTCACCGCAAGTTGTGTTTCAAAGGTAGCCGGTTTGGCATCTCACACTTA is part of the Impatiens glandulifera chromosome 1, dImpGla2.1, whole genome shotgun sequence genome and encodes:
- the LOC124935967 gene encoding secoisolariciresinol dehydrogenase-like, with translation MEASSLSARSINLITCRLEGKVAIITGGASGLGRATAKIFARYGAKVIAADVQDDLGHSLVDEAVTSNQTISFIHCDVTKDDDVKNLVDTVISEHGKLDIMFSNAGILGNLSPSILTADAEDLSNIFGVNVFGAFFCAKHAARVMIPAKRGSIIFTASCVSKVAGLASHTYTSTKHAVVGLTKNLCVELGQHGIRVNCISPHAVPTTMYNSAIPLEKDIAARLVMDTAVLKGVTLEANDVGEMAVFLGSDESKYVSGVNLLIDGGYTTTNSSLGDALAKALIHSP